In Effusibacillus pohliae DSM 22757, one genomic interval encodes:
- a CDS encoding NTP transferase domain-containing protein, with product MLACVLAGGEQTGFTPEGKAFARIHGKQMIDYVVEALAGASGIDNIIIVQEQGRLIDGVATALKQSPDPSEYLLIVTCDVPFLTSQAVEDFLDRCRSDADLYYPIVDKRVHEQRFPGVRRTFVKLKDGTFTGGNLFLVKPAKLLPLLERVERLLELRKSPLALSAELGLRFVFSLLFSKLTGMLTIERLESRVAELFQIDARAVISPYPEIANDIDRPDDLRWAQKMLSG from the coding sequence ATGTTAGCTTGTGTTCTCGCCGGCGGTGAACAGACGGGCTTCACTCCGGAAGGAAAAGCGTTTGCCCGAATTCACGGAAAACAGATGATCGACTACGTGGTGGAGGCTCTCGCGGGCGCCTCGGGAATCGACAACATCATCATCGTGCAAGAGCAGGGGCGGTTGATTGACGGTGTTGCGACCGCTTTGAAGCAAAGCCCCGATCCGAGTGAATACCTGTTGATTGTCACCTGCGACGTCCCGTTTCTGACATCGCAGGCGGTGGAAGATTTTCTTGATCGATGCCGGTCGGATGCAGACTTGTATTACCCGATCGTGGACAAGCGGGTGCATGAACAGCGTTTTCCCGGTGTACGCCGGACGTTTGTAAAACTCAAGGACGGAACGTTTACGGGCGGCAACCTGTTTCTTGTGAAGCCGGCCAAACTGTTGCCTCTTTTGGAGCGGGTGGAAAGATTGCTGGAACTCCGCAAGAGTCCGCTGGCGCTGTCAGCCGAATTGGGGCTGCGGTTTGTGTTCAGCCTGTTATTTTCAAAATTGACCGGGATGCTGACGATCGAACGGCTGGAAAGCCGCGTGGCGGAACTGTTCCAGATCGATGCGCGGGCCGTTATCTCCCCCTATCCGGAAATCGCCAACGATATCGACCGCCCCGACGATCTGCGGTGGGCGCAGAAAATGCTGTCAGGGTAA
- the ispE gene encoding 4-(cytidine 5'-diphospho)-2-C-methyl-D-erythritol kinase: protein MIREKAKAKINLTLDVLYKRPDGYHEVEMVMQTVDLADHLVFEAREDDHITLSCGVSYIPLDCRNLVYKAAVLLRERFGIRKGVHIAIDKQIPVAAGLAGGSSDAAATLRGLNRLWELGLTPDELAQLGAEIGSDVPFCVYGGTAIARGRGEMIERLPAAGPLWVVLVKPPIAVSTADVYRNLKVDEIVIHPDANGMAQALRTGDVERIVSHLGNVLEQVTFRLHPEVARLKQQMVKFGAMGALMSGSGPTVFGITDRESRAQRVYNALRGFSKEVYLTRFL, encoded by the coding sequence GTGATTCGGGAAAAAGCGAAGGCGAAGATCAATTTGACGCTTGACGTGCTGTATAAACGGCCGGATGGATATCACGAAGTGGAAATGGTGATGCAAACGGTCGACCTGGCAGATCATCTGGTGTTCGAAGCGCGGGAGGATGACCACATCACGCTGTCATGCGGGGTGTCCTACATCCCGTTGGACTGCCGCAACCTGGTCTATAAGGCGGCCGTTTTGTTGCGCGAGCGCTTTGGCATCCGCAAAGGGGTGCATATTGCGATCGACAAGCAGATCCCGGTGGCCGCCGGACTTGCCGGCGGTTCCAGCGATGCCGCCGCGACGCTGCGCGGCCTCAATCGGCTGTGGGAGCTGGGGCTTACGCCGGACGAGCTGGCACAATTGGGGGCGGAGATCGGCTCGGATGTGCCTTTTTGCGTGTATGGAGGAACGGCAATCGCGCGGGGGCGAGGCGAAATGATCGAACGGCTGCCGGCTGCCGGCCCGCTGTGGGTGGTGCTGGTCAAGCCGCCGATTGCTGTCTCAACTGCCGACGTGTACCGCAACCTGAAGGTTGACGAAATCGTCATCCATCCGGACGCCAACGGCATGGCGCAGGCTTTACGGACGGGGGACGTAGAGCGTATTGTGAGCCACCTCGGCAACGTGTTGGAACAGGTGACGTTCCGATTGCATCCGGAAGTGGCAAGGCTGAAACAGCAAATGGTCAAGTTCGGAGCGATGGGGGCCCTCATGTCCGGGTCCGGTCCCACCGTGTTCGGCATCACGGATCGGGAGAGCCGCGCGCAACGGGTGTATAACGCGCTGCGGGGGTTTTCCAAGGAGGTGTACCTGACGAGATTCTTATAG